One genomic region from Hyalangium ruber encodes:
- a CDS encoding non-ribosomal peptide synthetase produces MTQRRDGNEAQPRQGQDPRPGEQTAPPAKRKRTSFPLSFGQQRLWVLDQFEPGSPLYNVSGALRMRGRLDVAALERSLNEIIARHEALRSTFTLEQGVPMQLIAPTAQLPLPVVDLSNLEPEAREHEVQRLGGQEARRGFDLAQGPLMRAQLLRLSPTEHVLLLTMHHIASDGWSVGVFFKELAALYGAFSQGRPSPLKPLPIQYVDYAAWQRKWLQGEALEKHLRFWKQRLSGVEPLDLKTDRPRGAQGSRGARHHLRLSRELTEGLRALGRRRGATLFMTLLAGFKALLWRYTRQDDIVVGTSVANRNRPELEGLIGFFVNTLALRTDLTGDVPFTELLERVRKGTVEAYAHQDTPFDRVVEAVQPERDLTRSPLFQVMFELQPSPDQALQLPGVALELADLETGTAKFDLLFTMEEGAHGLKGTVEYDAHLFDAETIARMVGHFEVLLSGAVTQPQTRLSALPLLTAPEQQQLVVDWNQTQRPSEQEGLFCELFEAQVARTPEARAVVCEGQALTYAELNARANQVAHALQAQGAGPERIVGVLQDRGNEYLISLLGILKAGAVYVPLDPALPNPRLATIVQQSGCGWVLTEQKYLARATELTPASPVLDVAALLGAGHPTRNPEHRVDPKGLAYVIFTSGSTGLPKGAMIEHRGMKNHLLAKVDDLALGPQDVVAQVAVQSFDVSIWQFLCALLVGGCTAVFRDEKAWEPVQLLRQMAQDGVTLLETVPSHMKLIVEELEARKASYDLSALRWFFLNGEALPSDLCVRWFQLYPHIPMVNAYGPTECSDDVTHYKMLVSPPTRYPWMPINGTLPNLRIYVLDPWQRPVPVGVIGELCVGGVGVGRGYLGDPGRTATIYVPDPFSTEPGARLYRTGDVVRYRNDGTIEFLGRSDHQVKIRGIRIEIGEIESALRKHLGVGTCVVLARQDGGQEKRLVAYVTPREGQPPAAPHELAEFLKAQLSTAMVPSAFVQLEALPLTLNGKVDRKALPAPSGDQAAPARAYLAPSTPTEQQVAALWQELLGVNRVGADDNFFDLGGHSLAAIQLISRLRTALGVELSIREVFEGPTVAQVAGRIDARSNRPGSALFLEHPLVRLPPQEHAPLSTVQLPEWYMFELEPQSALYNVNVSDVQLVGEVDVAAFVRAWQTLIARHSALRTWFGYVDGKPVQRVLPRLDITREDIYVDCRHVPEEQVDAELERRVSELNNAPFDLKRAPVFRLKLLEFPGKRFQFVFVTHHIVWDEVSTMNMARELAELYRAYTSGREPELPELKVEYTDYAHWLQGALASGRLEPQRQYWLKQLTPVPPALDLPTDFPRPHLQTFNGDTVSSQVPAATMARLAPFLAEHNVTPFIFYLAVLNLQLHRLSRQRDFVIGTPIANRDDAAMEPMLGLFATAMPMRCRLERELSFLELLQYTREASIDAYENHLYPSVLAIQEVNPQLDLSRNRLFSVMYGVQNNKTRLMSQLSFGELALRFTNFESPEFQNARFDLTYVVDQLGEDTLVQLNYNKDLFLRASAERMLEQFFSLTDQVVREPGKPLWAYRMLSEQDGQQALRRLAGPELPLAPEPGGIHTRLSAQARRTPDAVALESEHGQVTYRQLEETSDRWAHWLIARGVRAEERVALLFEPSVEMVTAMLAVLKAGATYVPLHPDHPAERQAHVFERSGARLLLTHGALDAPVLQGREGVVRMEVHAAEVAKLPTGTPAREVLADQLAYILYTSGTTGTPKGIEIAHRGLHNLLDSTQRDYDLGAKDAVLFITPFDFDASILDLFWPLSVGARVVLPQAGEGKSPERLAARVARHGVTVFQTVPLMLDALVKAQRAGGLPPLPSLRVVICGGAYLTRELRDRFRATFPCRLVNHYGPTEVTVDATRFDCAEPVDAEIVPIGRPLANTQVRVLDEHLQPVPPGVKGELFVSSPGLARGYSGDPVRTALQFIPDPYATVPGSRMYRTGDLGRYSDEGTLHFVARVDKQVKVRGNRVELEEVESRLTALPPVARGVVRHQPLPGGGDTLVAYVELRERFSRLRGDTAHRLYTLAQRPELRRPMDALHADSWPEYFLANRAVRELWPRLATEFPDYQLALVNEQGAVVGVGNAIPFAWDGSPEGLPRGWDEALERAFSHSGREARPNTLLMLTVVVAQGVHGQGLSALMLRALKNLGHVHKLERLVVAVRPVGKVEHPELDLEVYCHQRREDGLLRDNWLRTHERLGARILRVEPRSQHVVAPLADWQRWSGQSFTASGNHPVREALLPVRIDVEAGVGEYHDPSVWMEHPHSPPEEYTWSPVDGQALRLGLREFLPEYMIPEHYRFLPTLPLTESGKVDERALPELPLGPVHHEHVPPQTELQHRLAGLWCKVLELERIGITDDFFELGGHSIRAIQLLAKVNEAFGVSVALKDLLRERTIRGMEKRIIALRAPPSPSGQEAA; encoded by the coding sequence ATGACTCAGCGACGAGACGGGAACGAGGCGCAGCCGCGGCAGGGCCAGGACCCTCGGCCAGGGGAGCAGACCGCCCCACCCGCCAAGCGGAAACGGACGAGCTTCCCCCTCTCCTTCGGGCAACAGCGACTGTGGGTGCTGGATCAGTTCGAGCCTGGCAGCCCGCTCTACAACGTCTCGGGCGCGCTGCGCATGCGGGGGCGCCTGGACGTGGCGGCCCTCGAGCGCAGCCTCAACGAGATCATCGCCCGCCACGAGGCCCTGCGCAGCACCTTCACCCTGGAGCAGGGGGTGCCGATGCAGCTCATCGCCCCCACCGCGCAGCTCCCCCTTCCGGTAGTGGACCTGTCGAACCTGGAGCCCGAGGCGCGCGAGCACGAGGTGCAGCGACTGGGTGGCCAGGAGGCGCGGCGAGGCTTCGACCTGGCCCAGGGCCCGCTGATGCGCGCGCAGCTCCTGCGCCTGAGCCCCACCGAGCACGTGCTGCTGCTCACCATGCACCACATCGCCTCGGATGGCTGGTCGGTGGGGGTGTTCTTCAAGGAGCTGGCGGCGCTGTACGGAGCCTTCAGCCAGGGGCGGCCCTCGCCGCTCAAGCCGCTGCCCATCCAGTACGTGGACTATGCCGCCTGGCAGCGGAAGTGGCTGCAGGGCGAGGCGCTCGAGAAGCACCTGCGCTTCTGGAAGCAGCGGCTCTCGGGCGTGGAGCCGCTGGACCTGAAGACGGACCGGCCGCGCGGAGCCCAGGGCTCGCGCGGAGCACGCCACCACCTGCGGCTGTCGCGCGAGCTGACCGAGGGGCTTCGCGCGCTGGGCCGGCGGCGCGGGGCCACGCTGTTCATGACGTTGCTGGCGGGCTTCAAGGCCCTGCTGTGGCGCTACACCCGGCAGGACGACATCGTGGTGGGCACCAGTGTGGCCAACCGCAACCGGCCGGAGCTCGAGGGGCTCATCGGCTTCTTCGTCAACACGCTGGCGCTGCGCACGGACCTGACGGGAGACGTGCCTTTCACCGAGCTGCTGGAGCGCGTGCGCAAGGGTACGGTGGAGGCCTATGCCCACCAGGACACGCCTTTCGATCGCGTCGTCGAGGCCGTGCAGCCCGAGCGGGATTTGACGCGCAGCCCCCTGTTCCAGGTGATGTTCGAGCTGCAGCCCTCGCCGGATCAGGCCCTGCAACTGCCGGGCGTGGCGCTGGAGCTGGCCGACCTGGAGACGGGCACGGCGAAGTTCGATCTGCTCTTCACGATGGAGGAAGGCGCGCACGGCCTGAAGGGTACGGTCGAGTACGACGCGCACCTGTTCGACGCGGAGACGATCGCGCGGATGGTGGGCCACTTCGAGGTGCTGCTCTCCGGCGCCGTTACCCAGCCGCAGACGCGGCTGTCCGCCCTGCCCCTGCTCACCGCCCCCGAGCAGCAGCAGCTCGTGGTCGATTGGAACCAGACGCAGCGGCCCTCGGAACAGGAAGGCCTGTTCTGCGAGCTGTTCGAGGCCCAGGTGGCGCGCACGCCCGAGGCTCGCGCCGTGGTGTGCGAGGGCCAGGCGCTCACCTACGCCGAGCTCAACGCCCGAGCCAACCAGGTGGCGCACGCCCTCCAGGCCCAGGGAGCCGGGCCCGAGCGCATCGTCGGCGTGCTGCAGGATCGCGGCAACGAGTACCTCATCAGCCTGCTGGGCATCCTCAAGGCGGGCGCGGTGTACGTGCCGCTCGATCCGGCGCTGCCGAACCCGCGCCTGGCCACCATCGTCCAGCAGAGCGGCTGCGGGTGGGTGCTCACCGAGCAGAAGTACCTGGCCCGAGCGACCGAGCTAACCCCAGCGAGCCCGGTGCTGGACGTGGCGGCGCTGCTGGGCGCCGGCCATCCCACGCGCAATCCAGAGCACCGGGTGGATCCGAAGGGGCTCGCCTACGTCATCTTCACCTCGGGCTCCACGGGCCTGCCCAAGGGCGCGATGATCGAGCACCGGGGCATGAAGAACCACCTGCTGGCCAAGGTGGACGACCTGGCCCTCGGCCCCCAGGATGTGGTGGCACAGGTGGCGGTGCAGAGCTTCGACGTCTCCATCTGGCAGTTCCTGTGCGCGCTGCTGGTCGGTGGGTGTACCGCCGTCTTCCGGGACGAGAAGGCCTGGGAGCCCGTGCAGCTGCTGCGGCAGATGGCACAGGACGGCGTCACGCTGCTGGAGACGGTGCCCTCCCACATGAAGCTCATCGTGGAGGAGCTGGAGGCGCGCAAGGCCTCGTATGACCTGTCCGCGCTGCGCTGGTTCTTCCTCAATGGCGAGGCGCTGCCTTCGGATCTGTGCGTGCGCTGGTTCCAGCTCTACCCGCACATCCCCATGGTGAACGCCTACGGGCCCACCGAGTGCTCGGACGACGTCACCCACTACAAGATGCTGGTGTCGCCGCCCACGCGCTACCCGTGGATGCCCATCAACGGCACCCTGCCCAACCTGCGCATCTACGTGCTGGATCCGTGGCAGCGCCCGGTACCGGTGGGCGTCATCGGCGAGCTGTGCGTGGGCGGCGTGGGCGTGGGCCGTGGCTACCTGGGAGATCCCGGCCGCACGGCCACCATCTACGTACCGGATCCGTTCTCCACCGAGCCGGGGGCGCGCCTGTACCGCACCGGTGACGTGGTGCGCTACCGCAACGACGGCACGATCGAGTTCCTCGGCCGCAGCGATCACCAGGTGAAGATCCGAGGCATCCGGATTGAGATCGGCGAGATCGAATCCGCGCTGCGCAAGCACCTCGGGGTGGGCACCTGCGTGGTGCTGGCGCGCCAGGATGGCGGGCAGGAGAAGCGGCTCGTCGCCTACGTCACCCCGCGCGAGGGGCAGCCGCCCGCCGCGCCGCACGAGCTGGCCGAGTTCCTCAAGGCCCAGCTCTCGACGGCCATGGTGCCGTCGGCCTTCGTGCAGTTGGAGGCGCTGCCGCTGACGCTCAACGGCAAGGTGGACCGCAAGGCCCTGCCCGCCCCTTCCGGTGATCAGGCCGCGCCCGCCCGCGCCTACCTCGCGCCGAGCACGCCCACGGAGCAACAGGTGGCCGCGCTCTGGCAGGAGCTGCTCGGGGTGAACCGGGTGGGTGCGGACGACAACTTCTTCGATCTGGGAGGCCACTCCCTCGCCGCCATCCAGCTCATCTCCCGGCTGCGCACCGCGCTGGGCGTGGAGCTGAGCATCCGCGAGGTCTTCGAGGGCCCCACGGTGGCGCAGGTGGCCGGGCGCATCGACGCGCGCAGCAATCGCCCTGGCAGCGCGCTCTTCCTGGAGCACCCGCTGGTGCGCCTGCCGCCCCAGGAGCACGCCCCGCTGTCCACGGTGCAGCTGCCCGAGTGGTACATGTTCGAGCTGGAGCCGCAGAGCGCGCTCTACAACGTCAACGTCAGCGACGTGCAGCTCGTGGGCGAGGTGGATGTGGCGGCCTTCGTGCGCGCCTGGCAGACGCTGATCGCCCGCCACTCCGCGCTGCGCACCTGGTTCGGCTACGTGGATGGCAAGCCCGTGCAGCGCGTGCTGCCCCGGCTCGACATCACCCGGGAGGACATCTACGTCGACTGCCGGCACGTGCCCGAGGAGCAAGTCGACGCGGAGCTGGAGCGCCGCGTCTCCGAGCTGAACAACGCGCCGTTCGACCTCAAGCGCGCCCCCGTCTTCCGGCTGAAGCTGCTGGAGTTCCCCGGCAAGCGCTTCCAGTTCGTCTTCGTCACCCACCACATCGTCTGGGACGAGGTGTCGACGATGAACATGGCGCGCGAGCTCGCCGAGCTGTACCGCGCCTATACGAGCGGCCGTGAGCCGGAGCTGCCCGAGCTGAAGGTCGAGTACACGGACTATGCGCACTGGCTCCAGGGCGCCCTGGCCAGCGGGCGGCTGGAGCCGCAGCGCCAGTACTGGCTGAAACAGCTCACCCCGGTGCCTCCGGCGCTGGATCTGCCCACGGACTTCCCGCGCCCGCACCTGCAGACCTTCAACGGAGACACCGTCTCCAGCCAGGTCCCGGCCGCCACGATGGCGCGTCTGGCGCCCTTCCTGGCCGAGCACAACGTCACCCCGTTCATCTTCTACCTGGCGGTGCTCAACCTTCAGCTGCACCGGCTGTCGCGGCAGCGGGACTTCGTCATCGGCACGCCCATCGCCAACCGGGACGACGCGGCGATGGAGCCCATGCTTGGCCTGTTCGCCACCGCCATGCCCATGCGCTGCCGGCTGGAGCGGGAGCTGAGCTTCCTGGAGCTGCTCCAGTACACGCGCGAGGCCTCGATCGACGCGTACGAGAACCACCTGTACCCGAGCGTCCTGGCCATCCAGGAGGTCAACCCCCAGCTGGACCTGTCGCGCAACCGACTGTTCTCGGTGATGTACGGGGTGCAGAACAACAAGACGCGGCTCATGTCCCAGCTGTCCTTCGGGGAGCTGGCGCTGCGCTTCACGAACTTCGAATCTCCCGAGTTCCAGAACGCGCGCTTCGATCTCACCTACGTCGTCGACCAGCTCGGCGAAGACACGCTGGTGCAGCTCAACTACAACAAGGACCTGTTCCTGCGCGCGAGCGCGGAGCGGATGCTGGAGCAGTTCTTCTCGCTGACCGACCAGGTGGTACGCGAGCCCGGCAAGCCGCTGTGGGCCTACCGGATGCTGTCCGAACAGGACGGGCAACAGGCGCTGCGGCGCCTCGCGGGCCCGGAGCTGCCCCTGGCCCCGGAGCCGGGCGGAATCCACACGCGCCTGTCCGCGCAGGCCCGGCGCACCCCGGACGCGGTGGCGCTGGAGTCCGAGCACGGCCAGGTCACCTACCGTCAGCTCGAGGAGACCTCGGACCGCTGGGCGCACTGGCTGATCGCTCGCGGCGTGCGCGCCGAGGAGCGGGTGGCGCTGCTGTTCGAGCCCTCGGTGGAGATGGTCACCGCCATGCTCGCGGTGCTCAAGGCTGGGGCCACCTATGTACCGCTCCATCCGGATCACCCGGCGGAGCGGCAGGCCCACGTCTTCGAGCGCTCCGGCGCGAGACTGCTGCTCACCCACGGCGCGCTCGACGCCCCGGTGCTCCAGGGGCGCGAGGGCGTGGTGCGCATGGAGGTACACGCGGCGGAGGTGGCGAAGCTCCCGACGGGTACACCCGCGCGCGAGGTGCTGGCGGACCAGCTCGCCTACATCCTTTATACGTCCGGAACGACGGGCACGCCCAAGGGCATCGAGATCGCTCACCGAGGCCTGCACAACCTGCTGGACTCCACCCAGCGGGACTACGACCTGGGCGCCAAGGACGCGGTGCTGTTCATCACCCCGTTCGACTTCGACGCCTCGATCCTGGATCTCTTCTGGCCGCTCTCGGTGGGCGCGCGGGTGGTGCTGCCACAAGCGGGCGAGGGCAAGTCTCCCGAGCGGCTGGCGGCACGGGTGGCGCGCCACGGCGTAACGGTGTTCCAGACGGTGCCGCTGATGCTCGACGCGCTCGTGAAGGCCCAGCGCGCGGGCGGGCTGCCTCCCCTGCCCTCGCTCCGCGTGGTGATCTGCGGCGGGGCCTACCTCACGCGCGAGCTGCGTGATCGCTTCCGCGCCACGTTCCCGTGCCGGCTGGTCAACCACTACGGGCCCACCGAGGTGACGGTGGACGCCACGCGCTTCGACTGCGCCGAGCCCGTGGACGCGGAGATCGTCCCCATCGGTCGGCCGCTGGCCAACACCCAGGTACGGGTGCTCGACGAGCACCTGCAGCCCGTGCCGCCAGGGGTGAAGGGCGAGCTGTTCGTCAGCTCTCCGGGCCTGGCCCGCGGCTATTCGGGGGATCCGGTGCGCACGGCGCTCCAGTTCATCCCGGATCCGTACGCCACCGTGCCGGGCTCGCGCATGTACCGCACGGGCGACCTGGGGCGGTACTCGGACGAAGGCACGCTGCACTTCGTGGCGCGCGTGGACAAACAAGTGAAGGTGCGCGGCAACCGCGTGGAGCTGGAGGAAGTGGAGAGCCGGCTCACCGCGCTGCCGCCCGTGGCGCGCGGCGTGGTGCGGCACCAGCCACTTCCTGGCGGGGGCGACACGCTGGTGGCCTACGTGGAGCTGCGCGAGCGCTTCAGCCGCCTGCGCGGAGACACCGCCCACCGCCTCTACACCCTGGCCCAGCGCCCCGAGCTGCGGCGGCCCATGGATGCGCTGCACGCCGACAGCTGGCCGGAGTACTTCCTGGCCAACCGCGCCGTGCGCGAGCTGTGGCCGCGCCTGGCCACCGAGTTCCCCGACTACCAGCTCGCCCTCGTGAACGAGCAGGGCGCCGTGGTGGGCGTCGGCAACGCCATCCCCTTCGCCTGGGACGGCTCTCCCGAGGGCCTGCCCCGGGGTTGGGATGAGGCGCTGGAGCGGGCTTTCTCGCACTCCGGACGCGAGGCCCGGCCCAACACCCTGCTGATGCTCACCGTGGTGGTGGCGCAGGGGGTCCACGGCCAGGGCCTGAGCGCCCTCATGCTGCGCGCGCTGAAGAACCTCGGCCACGTCCACAAGCTGGAGCGGCTGGTGGTGGCGGTGCGGCCGGTGGGCAAGGTGGAGCACCCGGAGCTGGATCTGGAGGTGTACTGCCACCAGCGGCGCGAGGACGGGCTGCTGCGCGACAACTGGCTGCGCACCCACGAGCGGCTCGGTGCGCGAATCCTCCGCGTGGAGCCGCGCTCGCAGCACGTCGTCGCCCCCCTGGCGGACTGGCAGCGCTGGTCCGGGCAGAGCTTCACCGCCTCCGGGAACCACCCCGTGCGCGAGGCGCTGCTGCCGGTGCGCATCGACGTGGAGGCGGGCGTGGGCGAGTACCACGATCCGAGCGTGTGGATGGAGCACCCGCACTCGCCCCCGGAGGAATACACCTGGAGCCCCGTGGACGGACAGGCGCTGCGCCTGGGCCTGCGCGAGTTCCTCCCCGAGTACATGATCCCCGAGCACTACCGCTTCCTGCCCACCCTGCCTCTCACCGAGAGCGGCAAGGTGGATGAGCGCGCGCTGCCGGAGCTGCCGCTCGGCCCCGTACACCACGAGCATGTGCCTCCGCAGACCGAGCTGCAGCACCGGCTCGCGGGCCTCTGGTGCAAGGTGCTGGAGCTGGAGCGCATCGGCATCACGGACGACTTCTTCGAGCTGGGCGGCCACTCCATCCGGGCCATCCAGCTGCTGGCGAAGGTGAATGAAGCATTCGGAGTGAGTGTCGCGCTCAAGGATCTGCTGCGCGAGCGCACCATCCGGGGCATGGAGAAGCGCATCATCGCCCTGCGGGCCCCGCCGTCTCCGAGCGGGCAGGAGGCCGCATGA
- a CDS encoding HTTM domain-containing protein yields the protein MSLTHRLRAHVHRALFEQNEPLTRLALMRIALGLVTVAYVVLEPYHRFLLDTRELLYSPSPLFAFVPPLDRTGLWVLEGATVVAGILFTLGYRTRAAAIAFSVLFAVWNYYVACFSRPTWVYNTHLNFFLWALCFCPAGARWSLDARRRSTAPGSELSERQLASFGMAFMQLYIAVLYFQAGLSKVLNSGFVWFILGQTPLIQTAQVGTEFGMQLTRVPELFTAFNLYAGVLEFGFLPATLLLGRVPRPMALMAILFHVGVGLTMKVSFWHLFLLYPALFLYQALPAKQPAPLTEPDARPATAA from the coding sequence ATGAGCCTCACGCACCGCCTGCGCGCGCACGTCCACCGCGCCCTCTTCGAGCAGAACGAGCCCCTCACGCGGCTGGCGCTGATGCGCATCGCCCTGGGGCTCGTCACCGTCGCCTACGTGGTGCTCGAGCCCTACCACCGCTTCCTCCTGGACACGCGCGAGCTGCTCTACTCGCCCAGCCCGCTCTTCGCCTTCGTCCCCCCGCTGGACCGCACAGGGCTGTGGGTGCTGGAGGGCGCCACCGTGGTGGCCGGCATCCTGTTCACGCTCGGCTACCGCACCCGGGCGGCGGCGATCGCCTTCTCGGTGCTCTTCGCGGTGTGGAACTACTACGTCGCCTGCTTCAGCCGGCCCACGTGGGTCTACAACACGCACCTCAACTTCTTCCTGTGGGCGCTCTGCTTCTGCCCAGCCGGGGCGCGCTGGTCGCTGGATGCCCGGCGGCGCTCCACGGCGCCCGGCTCCGAGCTGAGCGAGCGGCAGCTGGCCTCCTTCGGCATGGCCTTCATGCAGCTCTACATCGCGGTGCTCTACTTCCAGGCCGGCCTCTCCAAGGTGCTCAACAGCGGCTTCGTGTGGTTCATCCTCGGCCAGACGCCGCTCATCCAGACGGCGCAGGTCGGCACGGAGTTCGGCATGCAGCTGACGCGAGTGCCCGAGCTCTTCACCGCCTTCAACCTCTACGCCGGCGTGCTGGAGTTCGGTTTCCTTCCCGCGACGCTGCTGCTGGGCCGTGTCCCCCGGCCGATGGCGCTGATGGCCATTCTGTTCCACGTGGGGGTCGGCCTGACGATGAAGGTGTCCTTCTGGCACCTCTTCCTCCTCTACCCCGCGCTGTTCCTCTACCAAGCGCTGCCCGCGAAGCAGCCAGCCCCGCTGACCGAGCCCGACGCCCGGCCCGCGACGGCGGCCTGA
- a CDS encoding M20/M25/M40 family metallo-hydrolase: MTSSSLLVGSVRRGSLVVHLLAAVVLAVATHRPPPARGLDAPPTEFSAARADEHLRWVAAEPRPVGSARLRQVREELLARLTALGVTPEVQQTQVVRADGPGQATAATVSNVLARLPGTDSSRAILVAGHYDSVPTGPGAADNGAAVAAMLETLRALRAGPPLAQDVLFLFTDAEEVGLLGAEAFREHPLFKNVTVALNFEARGSGGPSILFETSTPDGWLVQRFLETAPHPIGNSLASAIYHYLPNDTDLTVFRRAGRAVMNFAFIDGFLDYHTRRDSLETLDRGSLQHHGENMLALVRVLANEPLPPADKDTAAIFFNPVGSVMFRYPQTWALPFALLLAVAEVLVLSAAVRARRVRLGNVALAAGLMLGTGVVAVALTSGVWLALRALTGLEAFPHHHAHQATLFLAGLGLLTLALFGLSWRIGASRLQEEERVLGARWPWLLLTLASAGLLPGGSYLFAWLLLLTAPLAWTWAKASRDTWGGWLLRVACGGGALLIATSTFYPLATALGLTLVGVAVLPAVLLFGLLQPAFSWLAQARWRPFAAGSGLAGAVLLLLGSVHVGASTEHPWPDGLAFWQDEDQHKAYWLADARVDGEWPLKLLGDAPGSRRFQEALPWVDEELLHHEVPPLALEAPRVRRDSERQDGEVRELTLHLEPPPGAALLQVKLAAPVQVLGATVWGRPVPAEALVPGAEGFSLDLWQVPPEGVPLTLRLRGTNPGSLRIGAVSLELPTLPDGLKRPPQLMPAPYGYGFTDTTVVTKTETL, from the coding sequence ATGACCTCTTCCTCCCTCCTCGTGGGTAGCGTGCGGCGCGGCAGCCTGGTGGTACACCTGCTGGCGGCGGTGGTGCTCGCGGTGGCCACCCACCGCCCGCCTCCCGCGCGGGGACTCGATGCTCCGCCCACGGAGTTCTCCGCCGCGCGCGCGGACGAGCACCTGCGCTGGGTAGCCGCCGAGCCCCGACCCGTGGGCTCCGCACGCCTGCGTCAGGTGCGCGAGGAGCTGCTCGCCCGTCTCACCGCGCTCGGGGTCACTCCCGAGGTGCAGCAGACGCAGGTGGTGCGCGCGGATGGGCCTGGGCAGGCCACCGCCGCCACCGTGTCCAACGTCCTCGCGCGCCTGCCCGGCACCGACAGCAGCCGGGCCATCCTCGTAGCGGGGCACTATGACTCGGTGCCCACCGGGCCTGGAGCGGCGGACAATGGCGCCGCGGTGGCTGCGATGCTGGAGACGCTACGGGCCCTGCGCGCGGGCCCTCCCCTGGCGCAGGACGTCCTCTTCCTCTTCACCGATGCGGAGGAGGTGGGCCTGCTCGGCGCCGAGGCGTTCCGCGAACACCCTCTCTTCAAGAATGTGACGGTGGCCCTCAACTTCGAGGCGCGTGGCTCGGGCGGCCCGTCGATCCTGTTCGAGACGAGCACTCCCGATGGGTGGCTGGTCCAGCGCTTCCTGGAGACCGCGCCCCACCCCATCGGCAACTCGCTGGCCAGTGCCATCTACCACTACCTGCCCAATGACACGGACCTCACCGTCTTCCGGCGCGCCGGACGCGCGGTGATGAACTTCGCCTTCATCGACGGCTTCCTCGACTACCACACGCGGCGAGACAGCCTGGAGACGCTCGACCGTGGGAGCCTCCAGCACCACGGGGAGAACATGCTCGCCCTGGTGCGCGTGCTGGCGAACGAGCCCCTGCCCCCCGCTGACAAAGACACGGCGGCCATCTTCTTCAACCCCGTCGGCTCGGTGATGTTCCGTTACCCCCAGACGTGGGCCCTGCCCTTCGCGCTGCTACTGGCCGTGGCGGAGGTTCTCGTCCTGAGCGCGGCGGTGCGCGCCCGTCGGGTGCGGCTGGGAAACGTGGCGCTGGCGGCCGGCCTCATGCTGGGCACCGGCGTGGTGGCGGTGGCGCTCACCTCCGGGGTGTGGCTCGCCCTGCGCGCCCTCACGGGCCTGGAGGCCTTCCCCCACCACCACGCCCATCAGGCCACGCTGTTCCTCGCGGGCCTGGGCCTGCTGACGCTCGCCCTCTTCGGGCTCTCCTGGCGGATAGGAGCCAGCCGCCTTCAGGAGGAGGAGCGGGTGCTGGGAGCCCGGTGGCCCTGGCTGCTGTTGACGCTGGCCTCGGCCGGGCTGCTCCCGGGCGGCAGCTACCTCTTCGCCTGGCTGCTGCTGCTCACCGCCCCCCTGGCCTGGACCTGGGCCAAGGCGAGCCGTGACACCTGGGGTGGCTGGCTGCTGCGTGTCGCGTGCGGCGGAGGCGCGCTCCTCATCGCCACCTCGACGTTCTACCCGCTGGCCACCGCGCTCGGGTTGACGCTGGTGGGCGTCGCGGTGCTGCCCGCCGTCCTCCTCTTCGGCCTGTTGCAGCCAGCGTTCTCCTGGCTCGCCCAGGCGCGCTGGCGCCCCTTCGCCGCCGGCAGCGGACTGGCCGGAGCCGTGCTGTTGCTGCTGGGCTCGGTACACGTGGGCGCCTCGACGGAGCACCCCTGGCCCGATGGCCTCGCCTTCTGGCAGGACGAGGATCAGCACAAGGCCTACTGGCTCGCCGACGCGCGGGTGGACGGCGAATGGCCCCTGAAGCTGCTGGGGGACGCTCCTGGCTCGCGCCGCTTCCAGGAGGCACTGCCCTGGGTGGACGAAGAGCTGCTCCACCACGAGGTGCCGCCCCTGGCGTTGGAGGCCCCCCGCGTACGCCGCGACTCGGAGCGTCAAGATGGAGAGGTGCGCGAACTCACGCTGCACCTGGAGCCGCCTCCGGGAGCGGCGCTACTGCAGGTGAAGCTCGCTGCTCCGGTCCAGGTGCTGGGCGCGACGGTGTGGGGCCGTCCCGTCCCGGCCGAGGCCCTGGTGCCTGGCGCCGAGGGCTTCTCGCTGGACCTCTGGCAGGTGCCTCCCGAGGGCGTGCCCCTCACCCTCCGGCTCCGGGGCACGAACCCGGGGAGCCTGCGCATCGGCGCCGTGTCGCTCGAACTGCCCACCCTGCCGGACGGGCTGAAGCGCCCACCCCAGCTGATGCCCGCCCCCTACGGCTACGGCTTCACGGACACGACGGTCGTGACCAAGACGGAAACCCTATGA